A stretch of Bombina bombina isolate aBomBom1 chromosome 2, aBomBom1.pri, whole genome shotgun sequence DNA encodes these proteins:
- the ZBTB7A gene encoding zinc finger and BTB domain-containing protein 7A isoform X1, producing MNLLSPFQLHAPGPPPPSCAGSTRPHLSVGGWGVAGCQSASDCSVCVSVSSEPPCCGEAARSSWTPLQIQGHSSMASTAIDGPIGIPFPDHGSDVLCALNGQRQRGELCDVLLLCQGQDFPAHRSVLAACSRYFCQLFTSGPAVDRLTVYQLDFVTAESLAALLDFAYTATLTLSAGNVGEILDASRLLDISSVRDVCADLLDGPFLGNMNPETLGDPQNLVRAQEYLEYFQSKGHSQESGSPWTNRYPLGEVETSLPNGNDVYHNSLQGNGPERPLLDAWQVKEEEQTYVPSQNGHYRVHLEEEEEDDVVDSGASPLLEGVVGHPGLEMDSLTASALLQQMMSVAKREGGGTEDGNEEGLMDYYLKYFRNGPPDEEEEEGEEGAGVFVGWNQKVEKKMRAKAFQKCPICEKVIQGAGKLPRHIRTHTGEKPYECVICKVRFTRQDKLKVHMRKHTGEKPYLCQQCGAAFAHNYDLKNHTRVHTGLRPYQCQACHKTFVRSDHLHRHLKKDGCNGIPSRRGRKPRIREGAAPLLPPPPLHPSPGNGNGPGEALQDGQEVDAIDAS from the exons ATGAATCTGCTGTCCCCCTTCCAGCTGCATGCTccaggtcccccccccccctcctgcgcGGGAAGCACAAGGCCCCACCTCAgtgtgggtgggtggggggtgGCAGGGTGCCAGTCTGCCAGTGACTGTTCCGTGTGTGTGTCCGTGAGCTCAGAGCCTCCCTGCTGTGGGGAAGCAGCAAGGAGCAGCTGGACCCCGCTACAGATACAG GGTCACAGCAGTATGGCAAGCACTGCCATTGATGGACCCATTGGCATCCCATTTCCAGACCATGGAAGTGACGTTCTATGTGCTCTCAATGGTCAACGGCAGAGAGGGGAACTCTGTGACGTCCTCCTCCTGTGCCAAGGCCAGGACTTCCCAGCTCATCGCTCAGTGCTTGCTGCTTGCAGTCGCTACTTCTGTCAACTCTTTACATCAGGTCCAGCCGTTGACCGACTGACTGTCTATCAGCTAGACTTTGTGACTGCTGAATCTCTGGCTGCCCTTCTGGATTTTGCCTACACAGCTACCCTGACGCTGAGCGCAGGGAATGTAGGAGAGATATTGGATGCCTCACGTCTGCTGGATATTAGCTCTGTCAGGGATGTGTGTGCTGATCTTCTGGATGGACCTTTCCTTGGCAATATGAACCCAGAAACTCTGGGGGATCCCCAAAATTTAGTGCGGGCACAAGAGTACCTGGAGTACTTTCAGAGCAAGGGACATTCACAGGAGTCAGGGAGTCCGTGGACTAATCGGTACCCTCTTGGTGAAGTGGAAACATCACTACCCAATGGGAATGATGTATACCATAATTCCCTACAAGGGAATGGGCCAGAGAGGCCACTTTTGGATGCTTGGCAAGTAAAAGAAGAGGAACAAACTTATGTACCTTCCCAAAATGGTCACTACAGAGTCCAcctggaggaagaggaggaggatgaTGTGGTGGATTCAGGTGCTTCCCCTTTGTTAGAAGGAGTTGTGGGACACCCGGGTCTGGAGATGGACAGCCTTACTGCCAGTGCTCTTCTTCAGCAAATGATGAGTGTGGCAAAGCGGGAGGGGGGAGGGACAGAAGATGGGAATGAAGAGGGACTTATGGATTATTACTTGAAATATTTCCGCAATGGCCCCCCTGatgaagaagaagaggaaggggaagaggGGGCAGGGGTATTTGTGGGTTGGAaccaaaaagtggagaaaaagatgaGGGCCAAAGCTTTCCAAAAGTGCCCTATCTGTGAGAAAGTCATCCAGGGTGCGGGAAAATTGCCACGGCACATCCGCACCCACACTGGGGAGAAACCGTATGAGTGTGTCATCTGCAAAGTCCGGTTCACCAG GCAGGACAAGCTGAAGGTGCACATGCGGAAGCACACAGGGGAGAAGCCCTACCTGTGCCAGCAGTGTGGAGCGGCCTTTGCACACAACTACGACCTGAAAAACCACACACGTGTGCACACAGGGCTGCGCCCCTACCAGTGCCAGGCCTGCCACAAAACATTTGTGCGATCTGACCACCTGCACCGACATTTGAAAAAAGATGGCTGTAATGGAATCCCTTCTCGTCGAGGGAGAAAACCAAGAATTCGAGAAGGGGCTGCTCCTCTCCTTCCTCCACCTCCTCTTCACCCATCTCCAGGGAATGGCAATGGGCCCGGGGAAGCCCTTCAGGATGGTCAAGAGGTTGATGCAATAGATGCCTCCTAA
- the ZBTB7A gene encoding zinc finger and BTB domain-containing protein 7A isoform X2: MASTAIDGPIGIPFPDHGSDVLCALNGQRQRGELCDVLLLCQGQDFPAHRSVLAACSRYFCQLFTSGPAVDRLTVYQLDFVTAESLAALLDFAYTATLTLSAGNVGEILDASRLLDISSVRDVCADLLDGPFLGNMNPETLGDPQNLVRAQEYLEYFQSKGHSQESGSPWTNRYPLGEVETSLPNGNDVYHNSLQGNGPERPLLDAWQVKEEEQTYVPSQNGHYRVHLEEEEEDDVVDSGASPLLEGVVGHPGLEMDSLTASALLQQMMSVAKREGGGTEDGNEEGLMDYYLKYFRNGPPDEEEEEGEEGAGVFVGWNQKVEKKMRAKAFQKCPICEKVIQGAGKLPRHIRTHTGEKPYECVICKVRFTRQDKLKVHMRKHTGEKPYLCQQCGAAFAHNYDLKNHTRVHTGLRPYQCQACHKTFVRSDHLHRHLKKDGCNGIPSRRGRKPRIREGAAPLLPPPPLHPSPGNGNGPGEALQDGQEVDAIDAS, from the exons ATGGCAAGCACTGCCATTGATGGACCCATTGGCATCCCATTTCCAGACCATGGAAGTGACGTTCTATGTGCTCTCAATGGTCAACGGCAGAGAGGGGAACTCTGTGACGTCCTCCTCCTGTGCCAAGGCCAGGACTTCCCAGCTCATCGCTCAGTGCTTGCTGCTTGCAGTCGCTACTTCTGTCAACTCTTTACATCAGGTCCAGCCGTTGACCGACTGACTGTCTATCAGCTAGACTTTGTGACTGCTGAATCTCTGGCTGCCCTTCTGGATTTTGCCTACACAGCTACCCTGACGCTGAGCGCAGGGAATGTAGGAGAGATATTGGATGCCTCACGTCTGCTGGATATTAGCTCTGTCAGGGATGTGTGTGCTGATCTTCTGGATGGACCTTTCCTTGGCAATATGAACCCAGAAACTCTGGGGGATCCCCAAAATTTAGTGCGGGCACAAGAGTACCTGGAGTACTTTCAGAGCAAGGGACATTCACAGGAGTCAGGGAGTCCGTGGACTAATCGGTACCCTCTTGGTGAAGTGGAAACATCACTACCCAATGGGAATGATGTATACCATAATTCCCTACAAGGGAATGGGCCAGAGAGGCCACTTTTGGATGCTTGGCAAGTAAAAGAAGAGGAACAAACTTATGTACCTTCCCAAAATGGTCACTACAGAGTCCAcctggaggaagaggaggaggatgaTGTGGTGGATTCAGGTGCTTCCCCTTTGTTAGAAGGAGTTGTGGGACACCCGGGTCTGGAGATGGACAGCCTTACTGCCAGTGCTCTTCTTCAGCAAATGATGAGTGTGGCAAAGCGGGAGGGGGGAGGGACAGAAGATGGGAATGAAGAGGGACTTATGGATTATTACTTGAAATATTTCCGCAATGGCCCCCCTGatgaagaagaagaggaaggggaagaggGGGCAGGGGTATTTGTGGGTTGGAaccaaaaagtggagaaaaagatgaGGGCCAAAGCTTTCCAAAAGTGCCCTATCTGTGAGAAAGTCATCCAGGGTGCGGGAAAATTGCCACGGCACATCCGCACCCACACTGGGGAGAAACCGTATGAGTGTGTCATCTGCAAAGTCCGGTTCACCAG GCAGGACAAGCTGAAGGTGCACATGCGGAAGCACACAGGGGAGAAGCCCTACCTGTGCCAGCAGTGTGGAGCGGCCTTTGCACACAACTACGACCTGAAAAACCACACACGTGTGCACACAGGGCTGCGCCCCTACCAGTGCCAGGCCTGCCACAAAACATTTGTGCGATCTGACCACCTGCACCGACATTTGAAAAAAGATGGCTGTAATGGAATCCCTTCTCGTCGAGGGAGAAAACCAAGAATTCGAGAAGGGGCTGCTCCTCTCCTTCCTCCACCTCCTCTTCACCCATCTCCAGGGAATGGCAATGGGCCCGGGGAAGCCCTTCAGGATGGTCAAGAGGTTGATGCAATAGATGCCTCCTAA